The proteins below come from a single Microtus ochrogaster isolate Prairie Vole_2 chromosome 22, MicOch1.0, whole genome shotgun sequence genomic window:
- the LOC101995273 gene encoding olfactory receptor 14A2-like, which translates to MPNLTAVTGFILMGLSNIPELQTLCGISFLLIYVVILMSNLLIITLVTLDQKLQSPMYFFLKNLSLVDVFLVSVPIPNFFISSLTHNNSISTLGCACQLFFMASFGAEELFLLTAMSYDRYVSVCIPLHYDIIMSSINCVLLMGVPWVIALFFAAIYTILIFSMPFCGSNIIPEIFCDVPSLLRISCSDSFVAIYTSLGIALCLGVFCIFCVVISYFYIFSTVLKIPTAKGQTKAFVTCVPHLIVFTIFIATVCFVYLKPPSNTTSITDRLFSLLYPVLSPALNPVIYTLRNAEVTSALKKLRENTSIQRILCSHLFYFLKFPTYLFIDQSSSGNLSPAADGN; encoded by the exons ATGCCCAATCTCACTGCAGTCACTGGATTTATCCTTATGGGGCTCTCTAATATCCCTGAACTACAGACTCTATGTGGAATTTCGTTTCTGTTAATATACGTGGTGATCCTAATGAGTAACCTCCTCATCATCACTCTCGTCACCCTGGATCAGAAACTCCAAtcacccatgtacttcttcctgaaGAACTTGTCCCTGGTGGATGTCTTTCTAGTGTCTGTCCCAATCCCAAATTTCTTTATCAGCAGCCTAACTCATAACAATTCCATTTCTACTCTTGGATGTGCATGTCAGTTAttcttcatggcctcttttgGAGCAGAAGAATTATTTCTCCTGACAGCCAtgtcctatgaccgctatgttTCTGTCTGCATTCCCTTGCATTATGACATTATTATGAGTAGTATCAACTGTGTGCTGCTGATGGGTGTACCTTGGGTCATTGCATTATTCTTTGCAGCCATATACACAATTCTCATATTTTCCATGCCTTTCTGCGGTTCTAATATAATTCCAGAgattttctgtgatgttccttcTTTATTAAGGATTTCCTGCTCTGACTCATTTGTAGCCATTTACACAAGTCTTGGGATTGCTCTGTGTCTAGGTGTCTTTTGTATCTTCTGTGTTGTGATCtcttacttttacattttctccACTGTACTGAAGATTCCTACTGCTAAAGGCCAGACCAAAGCATTTGTCACATGTGTACCTCACCTCATTGTTTtcactattttcattgctactgttTGCTTTGTCTATCTGAAGCCACCCTCAAATACAACATCAATTACAGACaggttgttttctttgctgtaccCTGTGCTATCTCCAGCCCTTAATCCAGTGATCTACACCCTGAGAAACGCTGAAGTTACTAGCGCTCTGAA gaaactcagagaaaatacttcaataCAAAGAATTCTttgttcacatttattttattttctaaaatttcctaCAT ATCTGTTCATTGATCAGTCGTCATCAGGAAAcctttctcctgcagcagatgggaactaA
- the LOC101984581 gene encoding olfactory receptor 6F1-like, with product MDVTNRTAVTAFIFLGFPGSSALQLALFVMFLSVYLLSLMGNTLIIFLILMDSTLQTPMYIFLGNLSFLEIWYTTATVPKLLASCITKLVTIPVAGCIAQYYFFFSLGATECILLAVMAYDRHVAVCRPLHYSLLMSGQICLRFSAGCWIGGFIAPLLPTILISQLNFCGPQKINHFFCDSDPIFKLSCSDTFLVEALGYTCSSVVILSSFLLTMSSYGNIVVTIIKLSSLEAKKKTFSTCASHLTVVTIYYGTIIFAYVRPPAKYNFAIGKVVSVFYCVITPLVNPLIYTLRNKDVMKAFQKLLVQKRFLLNRNMQEL from the coding sequence ATGGATGTGACAAACAGAACAGCAGTGACAGCGTTTATTTTTCTAGGATTTCCAGGCTCTTCCGCGCTGCAGCTGGCATTATTTGtgatgtttctctctgtgtatttgcTGTCTCTAATGGGGAACACTCTCATAATTTTCCTTATCCTGATGGATTCCACACTGCAGACACCCATGTACATTTTCTTAGGGAACTTGTCCTTCCTGGAGATCTGGTACACGACAGCCACAGTACCTAAGTTGCTGGCTTCATGTATCACAAAGTTGGTCACCATTCCCGTTGCGGGCTGTATTGCTCAGTACTACTTCTTCTTCTCCCTGGGGGCCACTGAATGCATCTTGTTGGCCGTGATGGCTTATGACCGGCATGTGGCTGTATGCCGTCCTCTCCACTACTCACTTCTCATGAGTGGACAGATTTGCCTGAGGTTTTCAGCTGGATGTTGGATTGGGGGCTTTATTGCCCCTTTGCTACCCACCATACTCATCTCTCAGCTCAACTTTTGTGGCCCACAAAAAATCAACCATTTCTTTTGTGACTCGGACCCTATCTTTAAACTCTCCTGCTCGGACACCTTCTTGGTGGAGGCCTTGGGTTACACCTGCAGCTCTGTGGTGAtcctcagctctttccttctcACAATGAGCTCTTATGGCAACATCGTGGTCACAATCATCAAGCTATCTTCCCTGGAGgctaagaagaaaacattctcaaCCTGTGCTTCCCACCTCACAGTGGTTACCATCTATTACGGCACCATAATCTTTGCTTATGTCCGCCCTCCAGCCAAATACAATTTTGCAATTGGAAAAGTGGTCTCAGTGTTCTACTGTGTGATTACTCCATTAGTCAACCCTCTCATATATACCCTGAGAAACAAAGATGTGATGAAAGCTTTCCAGAAACTTCTAGTACAAAAGAGATTTCTATTAAACAGAAACATGCAAGAGCTTTGA
- the LOC101984863 gene encoding olfactory receptor 14C36-like yields MINSTLVTEFLLEVLAETWELRLLLSVLFLLVYLGSLLGNLIIIIVTTVDQALNTPMYFFLRNLSILDICYVSVTIPNACVNSLTGHRNISVLGCAAQVFLVFFCACVEILFLTVMAQDRYVAICKPLLYPVIMNHQVCVQMTLTSLLICLVLASVHTIETFQLSFCHSNVVSQIFCDIPSLLRISCSDDFINKLLMLLTAIGFSGSCFTFIAISYIHILSTVLKVPVKGERGKAFSTCVPHIIVVSMFFGSGAYVYLRFPRTSQAVHEIAFSVFYTVFPPFLNPVIYSLRNKQINEAVKKVMLKFVFP; encoded by the coding sequence ATGATCAATTCCACCCTGGTGACCGAGTTCCTCCTGGAGGTTCTTGCAGAGACTTGGGAGCTCAGGCTCCTACTCAGTGTCCTGTTCCTGCTGGTGTACCTGGGCAGCCTGTTAGGGAACCTGATCATCATCATTGTTACCACAGTTGACCAGGCCCTgaacacacccatgtacttctttctAAGGAATTTGTCCATCTTAGACATATGCTATGTTTCTGTCACTATCCCCAATGCCTGTGTCAACTCTCTCACTGGCCACAGAAATATCTCTGTGCTTGGCTGTGCAGCACAGGTCTTTTTGGTCTTCTTTTGCGCATGTGTAGAGATTCTCTTTCTCACTGTCATGGCTCaggaccgctatgtggccatctgtaagCCTCTCCTCTATCCTGTGATCATGAACCACCAAGTCTGTGTTCAGATGACACTGACTTCCCTACTTATCTGTCTTGTCCTTGCAAGTGTACACACTATCGAAACATTCCAGCTCTCCTTCTGTCACTCCAATGTTGTCTCTCAGATCTTCTGTGACATCCCCTCTTTGTTGAGGATTTCTTGCTCGGATGACTTTATAAACAAACTCTTGATGCTTCTGACTGCCATCGGGTTCAGCGGTAGCTGTTTTACATTCATTGCCATATCGTATATTCACATATTGTCAACTGTGTTGAAGGTTCCTGTCAAAGGAGAGCGAGGGAAGGCCTTTTCCACCTGTGTCCCTCACATTATTGTGGTGTCTATGTTTTTTGGTTCTGGTGCCTATGTGTATCTAAGATTTCCAAGAACCTCACAAGCAGTTCATGAGAttgctttttctgtattttatactGTTTTCCCACCATTCTTAAATCCTGTCATCTATAGTCTtagaaacaaacagataaacGAGGCTGTGAAGAAAGTAatgttaaaatttgtttttccttag
- the LOC101994985 gene encoding LOW QUALITY PROTEIN: olfactory receptor 14A2-like (The sequence of the model RefSeq protein was modified relative to this genomic sequence to represent the inferred CDS: inserted 1 base in 1 codon; substituted 1 base at 1 genomic stop codon): MPNYSRITGFILTGFSDIQELQTVCGVFFLVMFLEILMSNFLIITLITLDLKLQTPMYFFLKNLSLFDVFLVSVPIPNFFVNSLTHNNSISVLGCAFQILFMTSFSAGEIFILTAMSYDRYVAICCPLHYEVIMSRGTCVLMVVVSWVTGVLFGTVYTAGTFSMSFCGSNVIPQFFCDIPSLLRLSCSETLGVIYTSIGIGMCLCMSCFICVVISYFYIFSMVLKIPTTKGQSKTFATCIPHLTVFTVFIVTACFVYLKPPSNVPSITDRFLSVLYTVLPPAFNPLVYSLRNSDVKYAMRRLLQNHFPSGSCHLTSQXCQXCSASQVTGKICNS; the protein is encoded by the exons ATGCCCAACTACAGTAGAATAACAGGATTCATTCTTACGGGATTTTCAGACATCCAAGAGTTACAAACTGTCTGTGGAGTGTTCTTCCTGGTAATGTTCCTAGAAATCCTGATGAGTAACTTTCTCATCATCACTCTCATCACCCTGGATCTGAAACTTCAaacacccatgtacttcttcctgaaGAACTTGTCCCTGTTTGATGTCTTCCTTGTGTCCGTACCAATCCCCAATTTCTTTGTCAACAGCCTAACTCACAACAATTCCATTTCGGTGCTGGGTTGTGCCTTTCAGATActtttcatgacttctttttcagCAGGTGAGATATTTATTCTTACGGCCAtgtcctatgaccgctatgttGCCATCTGCTGTCCCCTGCATTATGAGGTCATTATGAGTCGTGGAACTTGTGTGCTGATGGTAGTTGTTTCCTGGGTCACTGGGGTACTCTTTGGAACTGTATACACAGCTGGCACATTTTCCATGTCTTTCTGTGGCTCCAATGTAATCCCACAGTTTTTCTGTGATATACCTTCATTGCTAAGGCTTTCTTGCTCTGAAACACTTGGTGTAATTTACACAAGTATTGGAAtaggcatgtgtctgtgtatgtcttgctttatctgtgtggttatctcttacttttatattttctctatggtgCTTAAGATTCCTACTACTAAAGGTCAATCAAAAACATTTGCAACATGCATCCCCCATCTCactgtttttactgttttcattgtTACTGCTTGCTTTGTCTATCTGAAACCACCCTCAAATGTACCATCAATCACAGACAGGTTTCTTTCTGTGCTCTATACTGTGTTACCTCCAGCCTTTAATCCTTTagtctacagcctgaggaacagtGATGTCAAGTATGCTATGAGAAGGTTGCTACAAAATCACTTCCCAAGTGGTTCGTGTCATTTAACATCTC TCTGTCAGTGATGTAGTGCCTCACAAGTTACAGGCAAAATTTGTAATTCTTGA